Proteins found in one Neodiprion lecontei isolate iyNeoLeco1 chromosome 6, iyNeoLeco1.1, whole genome shotgun sequence genomic segment:
- the LOC107216769 gene encoding uncharacterized protein LOC107216769, giving the protein MSCKNRGPIGITRSQRLWNDPKTAVDEYLLGFALTHPGTIVLEGHRAILRRDHAEMPGQVKLISGGGAGNEPTHAGFVGPGMLTGVVVGDIFSAPPSKSILKVIQQLGTNHSPGVLIIIQNYTGYRINFGLAKSRAQNEGIIVSMLTVGDDTCLKSFEKTAGRRGLAATLFIHKIAGAMAEEGRKLGEIWAVCNRIITSGELATIGICTRIPPSAGICACTGNSSTEQMEIGAFGFGIHGEPGATRVDFTTAKDIVCQLIDIMTDITAEASLKFAEPDDSKIAENKVAVIINNLGGSSQIELGVFTMEVIQQLTSRGLCVERIYVGTLMTSLDTSGFQLSVLKLSSDTRLIKYLDAPTAVPAWPKVLDWNGLSTNAEVMKLGRGSKISRLSVVSGGDIPEIEACGPVLDEHTAQVFLMILTFACEALTSCSKQLNIMDEDSGDGDCGTSVAQGTSAIKAAIKEKQISGSRPFVTLRQISYIIERVMGGIMGGLYSLFFDAGAKEFAKRSQREPVDACMWLNALAAGNKAVAEYGQATAGDRTMLDPLLAAQDNLVQALTLNLHPIRAFENAVKAAESKAIETIKMPAAVGRASLVKCKISCQRIAASDPFTERKMNAVIALCTFCEMHGPQVVFTTQTYRNCFDNESTEKLKFYGPKDVLKKADSLQGKAQSEGCEGCKSLGNIKYLSNEHETRTSFLSAQCPLTQEIGSLLKDACIRSLSCEVHSGKEGICYFGDDHRGHVLSQTFTLKDAQTRGFRRWYSFIVFMRDKQFLLNMWPFLVDNLREVIRELQDISEKKYNTEEAECPQRAARLKTASSGSEANSNKQPRSLGDITNEKHVFARIHMWLVWILSAGARHFVEILPMNLLDDELSYDLEHHIEVDEGFTLVNAKSPIIPKLTLEETKVAPEFLDVSYKSPITILKEIKCILGKEHFRQVLYASLTGIQVLVRGSKLEVLELLYGLSYLVPVACRRVVTQATEYMNPNACNFIGVDTSVAVPLLSSEICRLDIIPKEHKMANENSYLIRWAGTLPAKLPTLLVKIEKAFDNEKLGEPVLKAHFVALQEEWANIAKVVHAMRGRGHRGDLSGLMVSLGAGPRDQKLLDAWSMGLPSNPA; this is encoded by the exons ATGTCGTGCAAGAATAGAGGTCCTATCGGTATAACGAGATCCCAGAGGCTTTGGAACGATCCCAAAACTGCTGTAGACGAATACTTGTTAGGTTTTGCCCTGACACATCCTGGGACTATAGTTCTTGAAGGTCACAGAGCAATTCTGCGAAGAGACCATGCTGAAATGCCTGGGCAG GTAAAATTAATATCTGGTGGAGGAGCGGGCAACGAGCCGACACATGCTGGGTTTGTTGGACCAGGAATGCTGACTGGCGTCGTTGTGGGCGATATCTTTTCAGCACCTCCCAGCAAATCGATTTTGAAAGTAATTCAACAATTAGGCACCAATCATTCACCAG gtGTACTGATCATCATTCAAAATTACACAGGCTACCGCATCAACTTTGGACTTGCTAAGTCAAGGGCCCAGAATGAAGGCATAATCGTTTCAATGCTCACTGTCGGTGATGACACCTGtttaaaatcatttgaaaaaacagCTGGGCGGCGAGGCTTAGCTGCTACTTTGTTCATTCACAAGATTGCAGGAGCCATGGCTGAAGAAGGCAGAAAGTTAGGAGAGATTTGGGCAGTGTGTAACAGAATCATAACTTCGGGTGAACTTGCTACCATTGGTATTTGCACTAGGATTCCACCATCAGCTGGTATTTGTGCATGCACTGGAAATTCAAGTACAGAACAGATGGAGATCGGTGCGTTTG GCTTTGGGATCCATGGCGAACCTGGAGCAACACGAGTTGACTTTACAACTGCTAAAGATATTGTTTGTCAGTTGATAGATATCATGACAGACATAACAGCTGAAGCAAGTTTGAAATTTGCTGAGCCTGATGATTCCAAAATAGCTGAAAATAAGGTTGCTGTAATTATTAACAATCTTGGAG GGTCAAGTCAAATAGAATTAGGCGTATTTACAATGGAAGTCATACAACAGTTGACCTCTCGTGGTTTATGTGTTGAAAGAATTTACGTTGGAACCCTCATGACTTCTTTGGATACCAGTGGCTTCCAATTGTCAGTGCTGAAATTATCATCAGATACAAGACTGATTAAATATCTCGACGCTCCGACAGCTGTTCCAGCTTGGCCCAAAGTATTAGACTGG AATGGCTTGAGTACTAACGCGGAGGTAATGAAACTAGGACGAGGCTCTAAGATATCGAGACTTAGT GTTGTCAGTGGCGGTGATATACCGGAAATTGAAGCTTGTGGTCCTGTGCTCGATGAACATACAGCACAAGTCTTTCTTATGATACTAACGTTTGCATGCGAGGCGTTAACTAGCTGCTCTAAGCAGTTAAATATCATGGATGAAGATTCGGGAGATGGAGATTGTGGTACATCTGTTGCACAGGGCACTAGTGCCATAAAAGCCGCAATCAAA gaaaaacaaatttcggGTTCCAGACCATTTGTTACACTCAGGCAAATTAGTTATATCATCGAGCGAGTGATGGGTGGAATTATGGGTGGGCTTTATTCACTGTTTTTCGATGCAGGTGCTAAG GAGTTTGCAAAGAGGTCCCAAAGAGAGCCAGTTGATGCTTGTATGTGGCTCAATGCGCTTGCAGCAGGAAATAAAGCAGTAGCAGAATATGGTCAGGCAACTGCTGGAGACAGAACAATGCTTGATCCACTGCTCGCAGCCCAAGATAATCTTGTGCAGGCATTAACGTTAAACTTACATCCTATCAGGGCTTTCGAAAATGCTGTGAAAGCAGCAGAATCTAAAGCTATTGAAACTATTAAAATGCCAGCAGCTGTGGGTAGAGCTAGTCTGGTGAAATGCAAG atctCGTGCCAAAGGATTGCTGCCTCTGATCCTTTTACCGAAAGGAAAATGAACGCAGTGATTGCGCTGTGTACATTCTGCGAAATGCACGGGCCTCAAGTAGTATTCACAACACAGACTTATCGCAACTGTTTCGACAACGAGAGTACAGAAAAGCTTAAATTTTATGGGCCTAAGGATGTTCTGAAGAAAGCTGACAGCCTCCAAGGAAAAGCTCAATCTGAAGGCTGTGAAGGCTGCAAAAGTTTgggaaatataaaatatttgagcAACGAACACGAAACAAGAACCTCCTTTTTGTCTGCTCAATGTCCGCTCACTCAGGAAATAGGAAGTCTATTGAAAGATGCATGTATTAG AAGTTTAAGCTGTGAGGTACACTCAGGAAAAGAAGGCATATGCTATTTCGGTGACGACCATAGGGGTCATGTTTTGAGTCAAACGTTCACGTTGAAAGATGCCCAG aCTCGAGGATTCAGAAGGTGGTACAGTTTCATAGTGTTTATGCGCGATAAACAATTTCTGTTGAATATGTGGCCCTTCTTAGTTGATAACTTGAGAGAAGTGATTAGAGAACTTCAAGATATTTCAGAGAAAAAGTACAACACAGAAGAAGCTGAATGCCCCCAAAGAGCTGCCAGATTAAAAACTGCTAGTAGCGGATCAGAAGCTAATTCCAATAAGCAGCCTAGATCACTTGGAGATATTACAAATGAAAAGCATGTCTTTGCGAG GATACACATGTGGTTAGTGTGGATACTTAGTGCAGGAGCTCGacattttgttgaaatattacCAATGAATTTGTTAGATGATGAATTGAGCTATGACTTGGAACATCACATAG AAGTGGACGAAGGCTTTACCCTGGTCAATGCAAAATCACCCATTATACCAAAACTTACACTCGAGGAGACAAAAGTGGCACCAGAGTTTTTAGACGTTTCTTATAAATCGCCAATTACCATTTTGAAGGAAATCAAATGTATTCTTGGAAAAGAGCATTTCCGACAAGTATTGTATGCAAGTTTGACAGGCATTCAAGTTTTAGTACGCGGTTCAAAACTAGAAGTTCTAGAGCTGTTATATGGACTGAGCTACTTGGTTCCAGTAGCATGTAGACGAGTTGTCACGCAAGCAACTGAATATATGAACCCAAATGCGTGCAATTTTATTG GCGTCGACACATCTGTGGCAGTCCCGTTGCTGAGTTCTGAAATATGTCGATTGGATATCATACCAAAAGAGCATAAAATGGCAAATGAAAACTCGTACCTCATCAGGTGGGCCGGTACTCTGCCTGCAAAGTTACCCACACTATTAGTTAAAATAGAAAAGGCGTTTGATAATGAGAAGCTTGGAGAACCTGTTTTGAAAGCACATTTTGTTGCTCTGCAAGAAGAATGGGCAAA CATAGCCAAAGTAGTGCATGCCATGAGAGGCCGAGGTCACAGAGGAGATTTGTCTGGACTAATGGTGAGTTTAGGAGCAGGTCCTCGTGACCAAAAATTATTGGATGCTTGGTCAATGGGTTTACCATCCAATCCTGCATAA
- the LOC107216780 gene encoding V-type proton ATPase subunit D has translation MSGKDRLPIFPSRGAQMLMKSRLAGAQKGHGLLKKKADALQMRFRMILGKIIETKTLMGEVMKEAAFSLAEAKFATGDFNQVVLQNVTKAQIKIRSKKDNVAGVNLPVFESYQDGTDTYELAGLARGGQQLAKLKKNYQRAVKLLVELASLQTSFVTLDEVIKITNRRVNAIEHVIIPRIERTLAYIISELDELEREEFYRLKKIQDKKKIAKAKTEAQRLANIEAGKHVDAANMLDEGDEDLLF, from the exons ATGTCTGGAAAGGATAGGCTACCGATTTTCCCTTCTAGGGG TGCCCAGATGTTGATGAAGTCTCGTCTGGCAGGAGCACAGAAGGGACATGGATTACTCAAGAAGAAAGCTGATGCCTTGCAGATGAGATTCAGAATGATTTTGGGCAAAATCATTGAG ACAAAAACTCTGATGGGTGAAGTCATGAAAGAAGCGGCGTTTTCTTTAGCAGAGGCTAAATTTGCCACTGGTGATTTCAACCAAGTTGTACTTCAGAATGTGACTAAGGCACAGATTAAAATTCGCTCAAAGAAGGACAACGTAGCGGGCGTAAATCTTCCAGTTTTCGAATCCTATCAGGATGGTACAGATACATATGAGCTAGCTGGATTAGCTAGGGGAGGTCAACAATTGgccaaattgaaaaagaactATCAAAGGGCAGTGAAACTGCTGGTCGAACTCGCTTCATTGCAGACGAGTTTTGTCACTCTGGATGAAGTCATCAAAATCACAAATCGTCGTGTTAATGCGATCGAGCATGTCATTATCCCTAGAATTGAACGCACTCTGGCATACATTATTTCGGAATTAGACGAGCTTGAAAGAGAAGAGTTTTACAGGCTGAAGAAAATTCAGGACAAAAAGAAGATTGCCAAAGCTAAG ACCGAGGCCCAGCGATTAGCGAATATCGAAGCTGGAAAACACGTAGATGCAGCTAACATGCTGGATGAGGGTGACGAAGATTTACTTTTCTAA